TTGGCCGCGTCGTTCCAGAAATTTTCGCCGGTACTTATTTCCTCAATTTCGCTGACTCTCTCCCGCATTTCAGCCAGATCAAAGATACCCCCTGTAGGTATCAACAGTTTCCTGCATTTCTTTCAACAAATCCTGGGTTTCCTGCGGTATGGACATTTATATCTCCAGTCAAAGATTAAATCATTTCAATTTACAAGTAAGCCAGTTCAAAAGCTGATTATTTTCACATCTGTAACCGCGTAGCAGCCCTGGAAGGCTATTCAGCCAACCCGGAAAATCCGGGGACACGATCCCGATTTCCTGCCGAAATCAAGTCAGATCTCCAATCTTCTTGATTTTCGCGGCAAACGACGCTGAATAGTTACAATTTTTTCAGCAACGAACGCTCGTCGATGTCTCAGGCAAGGCTCCGCCGAAACATGAAAAGGGCAAAAAGACCATAGACCAGATAGGGCAGCGCGGCCGCGCTCAAGGGGCTCAACAGGCGTCCCTGCCCCAGAGCCAGCGACAACGACAGAGTGATCCAGAAGGAGAAGCCCAGCCCCAGACTGATGGCTATGCCCCGCGCCGCGCCGCCGTGACGCCGTGACGCCAGGGAAAAGGGTACCGCCAGCAAAACCATCAACAAACAGGAAACGGGATAAAAAATCCGATTATAGATTTCCACCGTATACTCCATATAGGCAAGGCCGGCATTCTTGGCTTTGCTTACATAGCGGCTGAGTTCCGACAGCGACATGCGGTCGGGCTCCTTGCGGGGCACCATAAAATCGGCAAAGGACTCGCTTAAAACTATCTCAAGATTATCGGCCCGCTCAAATCCGGCAAAGTCCGTAAAACCGTCCCGAAAATAAAAATCACGTATAAAAACCAGCTCACCGACCCATCTATGCTCCGTTTCATGGTAAGAAAGCTTCTCGATATCGAGACGTCGCCGTAGACGTCGATCCTCGGAAAAATTATACAGCAGAGCCCGCTCGATGGTTCTTTTTTCCGGATCGAGCCCTTCGAAATAGTAGATAGCGGACTTGCTGACATACCATAAGCTCTTAAGATTGTAAAGATTCTTCTCTTTTTTCCCCTTGATGACAACCGTTTCCAGATAATCCGCCTGCAGGCTGGTAACCGGCACGACATGGTCATTGATGAAAAACGTAAGCAAGGCCAGCACCAGACCGGCGGCCGCCAAGGGAGCGGTCAGCCGGGCCATGCCGATGCCACCCGCCTGCAGGGCGACAATCTCGTTATGCTGAGCCATACCTCCCAAGGCCAGCATGGTTGCCAACAATAGGGCCAGGGGAATAAATTTACCCACAATGAAAGGTATCTGATTGAGCAAAAAAAGCAGCAACGGAAAAATGCCGGCCTGATTCTCCAGGGCATTGTCAACCTTGGAAAAAAAGTCAACCAGCAGATAGATGGAAAGCAGGGCCAGCAGGCTCAGAAAAAAAAGCCCCAGCATCTCCTGTAAAAGATAACGGGAACAGATCCGCATGCAGACAAACATGACCTTTCAACTTAATTTTCAACC
This genomic interval from Pseudomonadota bacterium contains the following:
- the lptG gene encoding LPS export ABC transporter permease LptG encodes the protein MFVCMRICSRYLLQEMLGLFFLSLLALLSIYLLVDFFSKVDNALENQAGIFPLLLFLLNQIPFIVGKFIPLALLLATMLALGGMAQHNEIVALQAGGIGMARLTAPLAAAGLVLALLTFFINDHVVPVTSLQADYLETVVIKGKKEKNLYNLKSLWYVSKSAIYYFEGLDPEKRTIERALLYNFSEDRRLRRRLDIEKLSYHETEHRWVGELVFIRDFYFRDGFTDFAGFERADNLEIVLSESFADFMVPRKEPDRMSLSELSRYVSKAKNAGLAYMEYTVEIYNRIFYPVSCLLMVLLAVPFSLASRRHGGAARGIAISLGLGFSFWITLSLSLALGQGRLLSPLSAAALPYLVYGLFALFMFRRSLA